A single genomic interval of Oceanithermus profundus DSM 14977 harbors:
- a CDS encoding DUF6691 family protein, with amino-acid sequence MRFLFGLAYFLVGVLGGVTLVQSQAASWYRIQEMFQFGAFHMYGMIMSAILVAMIGVWLLRGKRSLEGPEIRINDKARTWTRYIVGGTIFGLGWALAGACPGPTLALIGAGWPAYLVLFAGMILGTWVYGLLRDVLPH; translated from the coding sequence ATGAGGTTCCTCTTCGGTCTGGCTTACTTCTTGGTGGGCGTCCTCGGCGGCGTCACCCTGGTGCAGTCGCAAGCGGCTTCCTGGTACCGTATCCAGGAAATGTTCCAGTTCGGGGCCTTCCACATGTACGGCATGATCATGTCCGCGATCCTCGTGGCCATGATCGGCGTCTGGCTGTTGCGGGGGAAGCGCAGCCTCGAAGGGCCCGAGATCAGGATCAACGACAAGGCCCGCACCTGGACCCGCTACATCGTCGGGGGGACGATCTTCGGTCTGGGTTGGGCGCTGGCGGGCGCCTGCCCGGGGCCCACGCTGGCGCTGATCGGCGCCGGCTGGCCGGCCTACCTGGTCCTCTTCGCCGGAATGATACTGGGGACCTGGGTCTACGGCCTGTTGCGGGACGTGCTGCCGCACTGA
- a CDS encoding tyrosine-type recombinase/integrase, whose protein sequence is MLEPLANWSDPAKRRLWAVKAAHERDEARLVELLEAYLFLKGRKKALVSPETLRTYRTALRDFLAWAWPEGAPGPRVPILKATGDDLDRYLNELQTRGGHLPENARPLKPASVATYLAGVRAFYRALEWAGAAVAPDDVHAPADPTPREERRPALPLELYRRLLEHLDDPEDAGKLRDRAMVRLMAEAGLRISEVIHLDEADFLEAERLVVVRSGKGGKQRTVPVTRGLAAELAAWRRLRRAYAEPGESALFVNTGGRKNRGRRLSASLLRKRLARYYEALGFPPRYRGAHMLRHTAGTRFYRATGDLHVTARLLGHANVNTSAIYAKMDLEGLRDAVDRLEDEA, encoded by the coding sequence ATGCTCGAGCCCCTGGCCAACTGGTCCGACCCCGCCAAGCGCCGGCTGTGGGCGGTGAAGGCCGCCCACGAACGCGACGAGGCACGGCTCGTCGAACTGCTGGAGGCCTACCTCTTCCTCAAGGGTCGCAAGAAGGCGCTCGTCAGCCCCGAGACCCTGCGCACCTACCGCACCGCGCTGCGCGACTTCCTGGCCTGGGCCTGGCCCGAGGGCGCGCCCGGGCCCCGGGTGCCGATCCTGAAGGCCACGGGCGACGACCTCGATCGCTACCTCAACGAGCTGCAGACCCGCGGCGGTCACCTGCCGGAGAACGCCCGCCCGCTGAAGCCCGCGAGCGTGGCCACCTACCTGGCCGGCGTGCGCGCCTTCTACCGGGCGCTCGAGTGGGCCGGGGCCGCGGTCGCTCCGGACGACGTGCACGCCCCCGCCGACCCCACGCCGCGCGAGGAACGCCGCCCGGCGCTGCCGCTCGAGCTCTACCGGCGGCTGCTCGAGCACCTGGACGACCCCGAGGACGCCGGCAAGCTCCGCGACCGGGCGATGGTGCGGTTGATGGCCGAGGCGGGGCTGCGCATAAGTGAAGTCATTCACTTGGACGAGGCCGACTTCCTGGAGGCCGAACGGCTGGTGGTGGTGCGTTCGGGCAAGGGCGGCAAGCAGCGCACCGTCCCCGTCACCCGCGGCCTCGCCGCCGAGCTGGCCGCCTGGCGGCGGCTGCGCCGGGCCTACGCCGAACCCGGCGAAAGCGCCCTCTTCGTCAACACCGGGGGGCGCAAGAACCGCGGCCGCCGCCTCTCCGCCAGCCTGCTGCGCAAGCGGCTGGCGCGCTACTACGAGGCGCTGGGCTTCCCTCCCCGCTACCGGGGCGCCCACATGCTGCGCCACACTGCGGGCACCCGCTTCTACCGCGCCACCGGCGACCTGCACGTGACCGCGCGCCTGCTGGGGCACGCCAACGTCAACACCAGCGCCATCTACGCCAAGATGGACCTCGAAGGCCTGCGCGACGCGGTGGACCGGTTGGAGGACGAGGCGTGA
- the cax gene encoding calcium/proton exchanger — protein sequence MSWRAYALVAVPLALAAEYLNWGGVWVFLLSALALLPLAAWMGRATEELAARAGSTAGGLLNATFGNAAELIIAVIALNAGKVEVVKASISGSLLSNLLLVLGLSILLGGLRHHRQRFNAQAAGLLTTLLTLALVAFMLPAFFDLAERTFYGIRDPALPDAAYSLAVAGVLIAVYLANLWFSLVTHRDLVGGLEERHAPEWSPGLAVGVLLASTVGVAVVSELLVGNIEAATKTLGLSEFFVGIIIIPLVGNAAEHLAAVSFAVRNKMDLAVQIAVGSSLQIALLVAPILVIWGWAVGRPFDLVFHNPLEIAGLAASIVITNAVVRDGETHWLEGVMLLGVYALLGFAFFYTPR from the coding sequence ATGAGCTGGCGCGCCTACGCCCTCGTCGCGGTACCCCTCGCGCTGGCGGCGGAGTACCTGAACTGGGGCGGGGTCTGGGTCTTCCTGCTCTCCGCGCTCGCGCTGCTGCCGCTCGCCGCCTGGATGGGGCGGGCCACCGAGGAACTGGCCGCGCGCGCGGGCAGCACCGCCGGCGGCCTGCTCAACGCCACCTTCGGCAACGCCGCGGAGCTCATCATCGCAGTCATCGCCTTGAACGCCGGCAAGGTCGAGGTGGTCAAGGCTTCGATTTCGGGCTCCCTGCTTTCCAACCTGCTCCTGGTGCTGGGGCTCTCCATCCTGCTGGGCGGCCTGCGGCACCACCGGCAGCGCTTCAACGCCCAGGCGGCGGGCCTGCTCACCACCTTGCTCACCCTCGCCCTCGTCGCCTTCATGCTGCCCGCCTTCTTCGACCTGGCGGAGCGCACCTTCTACGGGATCCGCGACCCGGCGCTGCCCGACGCCGCTTACAGCCTGGCCGTGGCCGGGGTGCTGATCGCCGTCTACCTGGCGAACCTCTGGTTCTCGCTGGTCACCCACCGCGACCTCGTCGGCGGGCTCGAGGAAAGGCACGCGCCCGAATGGAGCCCCGGCCTCGCCGTGGGCGTGCTGCTGGCCTCGACGGTCGGCGTTGCCGTCGTTTCGGAGCTGCTCGTGGGCAACATCGAGGCGGCCACAAAGACGCTTGGCCTCTCCGAGTTCTTCGTGGGGATCATCATAATCCCGCTCGTCGGCAACGCCGCCGAGCACCTGGCGGCGGTCTCCTTCGCCGTGCGCAACAAGATGGACCTCGCCGTCCAGATCGCGGTGGGCTCGAGCCTGCAGATCGCGCTTTTGGTCGCGCCGATCCTGGTCATCTGGGGCTGGGCGGTGGGGCGGCCCTTCGACCTCGTCTTCCACAATCCGCTGGAGATCGCGGGGCTTGCGGCCTCGATCGTGATCACCAACGCCGTGGTGCGCGACGGCGAGACCCACTGGCTCGAGGGCGTGATGCTCCTCGGCGTTTACGCGCTACTCGGCTTCGCCTTCTTCTACACCCCGCGCTAG
- a CDS encoding MmcQ/YjbR family DNA-binding protein, with product MTLLQDVLDHARRLPGVREDFPFDFETLTLKVGGKIFLLTSLRADPVRLNLKCDPERALELRARYPDHVLPGYHMNKRHWNTLVLDGTLPRALVEELIDHSYARVLAGLPRRVRAALARGVEEGEAE from the coding sequence GTGACCCTGCTGCAGGACGTCCTCGACCACGCCCGCCGGCTGCCCGGGGTGCGCGAGGACTTCCCCTTCGACTTCGAAACCCTGACGCTGAAGGTCGGCGGCAAGATCTTCCTGCTCACCAGCCTGCGCGCCGACCCCGTGCGCCTCAACCTCAAGTGCGACCCCGAACGGGCCCTGGAGCTGCGGGCGCGCTACCCCGACCACGTCCTCCCCGGCTACCACATGAACAAGCGCCACTGGAACACCCTGGTGCTCGACGGCACCCTACCCCGGGCGCTGGTGGAGGAGCTGATCGACCACAGCTACGCGCGGGTGCTCGCCGGTCTTCCCCGCCGCGTGCGCGCGGCGCTAGCGCGGGGTGTAGAAGAAGGCGAAGCCGAGTAG
- a CDS encoding PhzF family phenazine biosynthesis protein, which produces MKLPYLLVDAFTRTPGTGNRAAVLLDARGLSDAQMRGVAQELETSETVFVTDWKDNVFSVRFFTPAREVEFAGHAAIALAVTLALQGRLGESERQLFLQTPVDNIPVHLERDEAGVIQAVMREPAPRFRDVLSWSALRELLEALGINERYLHRGLPSGVAFSGLWSAFVPLIAPGLVDELEPDMERLVEICSALEVDTVHAYAPVGPRAYYARDFAPALGIPEDPVTGTANGALAALLARAGVVPRREGSAEIQVLQGHHLGVPGVVHVRVEYAVSGEPYAVYVGGPAVVAHSGWIGVR; this is translated from the coding sequence GTGAAGCTGCCCTACCTGCTCGTCGACGCCTTCACCCGCACCCCGGGCACCGGGAACCGCGCCGCGGTGCTGCTCGACGCGCGCGGGCTCTCGGACGCGCAGATGCGCGGCGTCGCTCAGGAGCTCGAGACCAGCGAGACCGTCTTCGTCACCGACTGGAAGGACAACGTGTTTTCGGTGCGTTTCTTCACCCCCGCCCGCGAGGTCGAGTTCGCGGGGCACGCCGCCATCGCCCTGGCGGTGACGTTGGCGCTTCAGGGGCGCCTCGGCGAAAGCGAGCGGCAGCTCTTCCTGCAGACCCCCGTGGACAACATCCCGGTGCACCTGGAACGCGACGAGGCCGGGGTGATCCAGGCGGTGATGCGCGAACCCGCGCCCCGCTTCCGCGACGTGCTTTCCTGGAGCGCCTTGCGCGAGCTGCTCGAGGCCCTGGGCATCAACGAGCGCTACCTGCACCGGGGGCTGCCCAGCGGCGTCGCCTTCAGCGGCCTGTGGTCCGCCTTCGTGCCCCTGATCGCGCCCGGGCTGGTCGACGAGCTCGAGCCCGACATGGAACGGTTGGTCGAGATCTGCTCGGCGCTCGAAGTCGACACCGTGCACGCCTACGCGCCGGTGGGTCCGCGGGCCTACTACGCTCGCGACTTCGCCCCCGCCCTGGGGATCCCCGAGGATCCCGTAACCGGAACCGCGAACGGCGCGCTGGCCGCGCTGCTGGCCCGCGCCGGGGTGGTGCCGCGGCGTGAGGGGTCGGCCGAGATCCAGGTGCTCCAGGGCCACCACCTGGGCGTGCCCGGCGTGGTGCACGTGCGCGTGGAGTACGCCGTCTCGGGTGAGCCCTACGCGGTCTACGTGGGCGGTCCGGCGGTGGTCGCCCACTCGGGATGGATCGGCGTGCGATGA
- a CDS encoding DUF981 family protein encodes MFIDYLTVMMVAVVMGAVFTAVYGYLYLDRASPDERRPWAYAFWASGLLLAVPGLHVTLTWPLPGAYNIVMGEPALFFGVVLLLTGFAIWHGQDLAPLTWTALFGGFALLALSVAILQHGLSRAPLMWALGYGALGLAAVLTPLAYRSPGWRLLVVVLLLVGAAVFALGGYGAYIDHTAKDAFGKWVPWPLR; translated from the coding sequence ATGTTCATCGATTACCTGACGGTCATGATGGTCGCGGTGGTCATGGGCGCAGTTTTTACCGCGGTTTACGGTTACCTGTACCTCGACCGGGCCTCACCGGACGAACGCAGACCCTGGGCCTATGCCTTCTGGGCCTCGGGGCTGTTGCTGGCCGTGCCCGGGCTGCACGTCACCCTGACCTGGCCGCTGCCGGGGGCCTACAACATCGTGATGGGGGAGCCCGCCCTCTTCTTTGGCGTGGTGCTGCTGCTGACGGGGTTCGCGATCTGGCACGGGCAAGATCTCGCTCCACTCACCTGGACCGCCTTGTTCGGCGGCTTTGCGCTGCTGGCCCTTTCGGTCGCCATCTTGCAGCACGGGCTGTCGCGCGCGCCCTTAATGTGGGCCCTCGGCTACGGCGCGCTGGGGCTGGCCGCCGTCTTGACGCCGCTGGCGTACCGCTCTCCGGGGTGGCGGCTGCTCGTCGTCGTGCTGCTGCTCGTGGGCGCCGCGGTCTTCGCGCTCGGAGGGTACGGCGCTTATATCGACCACACCGCCAAGGACGCCTTCGGCAAGTGGGTGCCCTGGCCGCTGCGCTAA
- the hisS gene encoding histidine--tRNA ligase produces the protein MIRAVKGTHDLLGTALAYHRTVVEATRRWAEAAGAEEIATPIFEHTEVFERGVGRTTDIVQKEMFTFSDRGGRSLTLRPEGTAGVVRAYLEHGMKVWPQPVRLWYAGPMFRAERPQKGRQRQFHQTGYEVIGAAEPEVDAEAVVLSWRILAGLGLSRMRLKLGSVGDAEDRARYNAYLRERLAPHAQRLSEDSRRRLETNPMRILDSKAEADRRLLEALEVRPMLDFLGEAARAHFEAVQARLRALGVPFEVDPTIVRGLDYYVRTSWEIHHELLGAQSALGGGGRYDGLSELLGGPPAPGVGWALGVERVALAMEAEGLSPAPAPGLDLYVVPLEPDLVPRALEMAAHFWPELRVQYALKARRPGKGLQEAERKGARFAGLLGSDEAAAGTLTVKDLKTGQQRTLRPDEVKEWIRGGTA, from the coding sequence GTGATTCGCGCCGTCAAGGGAACCCACGACCTGCTCGGAACCGCCCTGGCCTACCACCGCACCGTCGTCGAGGCGACCCGCCGCTGGGCCGAGGCCGCGGGCGCTGAGGAGATCGCCACGCCGATCTTCGAGCACACCGAGGTCTTCGAGCGCGGCGTGGGCCGGACGACCGACATCGTGCAAAAGGAGATGTTCACCTTCAGCGACCGCGGCGGCCGCTCGCTGACGCTCCGCCCCGAGGGCACCGCCGGGGTCGTGCGCGCCTACCTGGAGCACGGCATGAAGGTCTGGCCGCAGCCGGTGCGGTTGTGGTACGCGGGCCCCATGTTCCGCGCCGAGCGGCCCCAGAAGGGCCGCCAGCGCCAGTTCCACCAGACCGGTTACGAGGTGATCGGCGCGGCCGAGCCCGAGGTCGACGCCGAGGCCGTGGTGCTTTCCTGGCGGATTCTCGCCGGCCTGGGGCTCTCGCGGATGCGCCTCAAGCTGGGATCGGTGGGCGACGCCGAAGACCGCGCGCGCTACAACGCCTACCTGCGCGAGCGTCTGGCACCCCACGCCCAGCGGCTTTCCGAAGATTCGCGGCGCCGCCTCGAGACCAACCCCATGCGCATCCTCGATTCCAAGGCCGAGGCCGACCGGCGCCTGCTCGAGGCGCTGGAGGTGCGCCCGATGCTCGACTTTTTGGGCGAGGCCGCGCGCGCACATTTCGAAGCGGTGCAGGCGCGCCTGCGGGCGCTCGGCGTGCCCTTCGAGGTCGACCCCACGATCGTGCGGGGGCTCGACTACTACGTGCGCACCTCCTGGGAAATACATCACGAGCTTTTGGGCGCCCAGTCCGCCCTGGGCGGCGGGGGCCGCTACGACGGCCTCAGCGAGCTTCTGGGCGGCCCCCCGGCGCCGGGGGTCGGCTGGGCGCTGGGGGTCGAGCGCGTCGCCCTGGCCATGGAGGCCGAGGGCCTCTCCCCTGCCCCCGCGCCCGGCCTCGACCTCTACGTGGTGCCGCTCGAGCCCGATCTGGTGCCGCGTGCGCTGGAGATGGCCGCACACTTCTGGCCCGAGCTGCGCGTGCAGTACGCGCTCAAGGCGCGCAGGCCGGGCAAGGGCCTGCAGGAGGCGGAAAGGAAGGGGGCGCGCTTCGCGGGCCTCCTCGGCTCCGACGAGGCCGCGGCGGGCACGCTGACGGTCAAGGACCTGAAGACCGGCCAGCAGCGCACGCTGCGTCCGGATGAAGTGAAAGAATGGATTCGAGGTGGAACGGCGTGA
- a CDS encoding HAD family hydrolase: MIRLVFVDVDGTLHGPDGVPDCAWAAAREARAHGLHLSLATGRPSAGRSLDYARRLDPEGLHVFHQGALVARADGTPVHAVPLPRTAYHRIVDLARARALPLEAYTAEGGIYVERAAADLEAHERLLGVPFSRADLQRLPFAQTVIRVQWVVRPGPAWERVRAAVDTQVDGRLSWHLGTSPATPGVLYASLLERSAGKLSAARWVAQRFGVTMREVAMIGDGANDLELIRAAGVGIAMGNAPDEVKQAADRVVAPVERCGLAEALEGLWRGR; encoded by the coding sequence ATGATCCGCCTCGTCTTCGTCGACGTCGACGGCACCCTGCACGGGCCGGACGGGGTGCCCGACTGCGCCTGGGCGGCGGCGCGGGAGGCGCGCGCCCACGGGTTGCACCTCTCGCTGGCCACCGGCCGCCCAAGCGCCGGCCGGAGCCTCGACTACGCCCGCCGCCTCGACCCGGAGGGTCTGCACGTCTTTCACCAAGGGGCGCTGGTCGCGCGTGCGGACGGCACCCCGGTGCACGCCGTGCCGCTGCCGCGGACGGCCTACCACCGGATCGTCGACCTGGCCCGCGCCCGCGCCCTCCCCCTCGAGGCCTACACCGCCGAGGGCGGGATCTACGTCGAACGCGCCGCCGCCGATCTGGAGGCCCACGAGCGGCTTTTGGGCGTGCCCTTTTCGCGCGCCGACCTGCAGCGGCTGCCTTTCGCGCAAACGGTCATCCGGGTGCAGTGGGTCGTCCGCCCCGGCCCCGCCTGGGAACGCGTCCGGGCCGCGGTGGACACCCAGGTGGACGGGCGGCTTTCCTGGCACCTGGGCACCAGCCCCGCGACACCGGGGGTGCTCTACGCCTCGCTGCTCGAACGCAGCGCCGGCAAGCTGAGCGCAGCCCGCTGGGTGGCCCAGCGCTTCGGGGTGACGATGCGCGAGGTGGCCATGATCGGCGACGGCGCCAACGACCTTGAGCTGATCCGCGCCGCCGGCGTGGGCATTGCCATGGGCAACGCGCCGGACGAGGTCAAGCAGGCGGCCGACCGCGTGGTTGCGCCGGTGGAGCGCTGCGGCCTCGCCGAAGCGCTGGAGGGCTTGTGGCGCGGGCGTTGA
- the aspS gene encoding aspartate--tRNA ligase, with amino-acid sequence MKRTHYCGELNERHEGERVLLQGWVNRRRDLGGLVFLDLRDRTGLVQVVVDPESPAFAEAERVRGEYVLEIEGTVRARPADQVNPELATGRVEVAAARLEVLNEAATPPFPVDASWRGEDDPAERVNEDLRLKYRYLDLRRKPMLDRLRLRHTVIKAIWDFLSAEGFVQVETPFLTRSTPEGARDFLVPSRLEPGKFYALPQSPQLFKQMLMIAGVDRYFQIARCFRDEDLRADRQPDFTQLDLEMSFVSQEDIWAINERLVAHVFREALGVELPLPFPRMPYREALERYGSDKPDTRFGLELEPADALFANSNFNAFRSVLEAGGAVRGLRAPAELSRKQIAGLEEVAKRYGAKGLAWVKVGEDGLSGGIAKFLDDGALRAWGARPGETVLFVADRWNTALEALGQVRLALADLLGIERSGWNFLWVVDFPLLEWDSDLELWTYMHHPFTSPHPEDLPLLESDPGRVRAQAYDLVLNGTEVGGGSIRIHRMELQQKMFDVLGIPREEAEEKFGFFLEALRYGAPPHGGIAWGLDRFLALMSGAASIREVIPFPKNQSGRDPLTGAPAPVSPEQLAELHLKIEE; translated from the coding sequence GTGAAACGCACCCATTACTGCGGTGAACTGAACGAACGGCACGAAGGCGAACGGGTCCTGTTGCAGGGCTGGGTCAACCGCCGGCGCGACCTGGGCGGCCTCGTCTTCCTGGACCTGCGCGACCGAACCGGGCTGGTGCAGGTCGTCGTGGATCCCGAGAGTCCCGCCTTCGCCGAAGCCGAGCGCGTCCGCGGCGAGTACGTTCTCGAAATCGAGGGCACGGTCCGCGCCCGTCCCGCCGACCAGGTGAACCCCGAGCTGGCGACGGGGCGCGTCGAGGTCGCGGCCGCGCGCCTTGAGGTGCTGAACGAGGCGGCGACGCCGCCGTTCCCGGTGGACGCCTCCTGGCGCGGCGAGGACGACCCCGCGGAGCGCGTGAACGAGGACCTGCGCCTCAAGTACCGCTACCTCGACCTGCGGCGTAAGCCGATGCTGGACCGTCTGCGGCTGCGCCACACGGTCATCAAGGCCATCTGGGACTTCCTCAGCGCCGAGGGCTTCGTGCAGGTGGAGACCCCCTTCCTCACCCGCAGCACTCCGGAGGGAGCGCGCGACTTCCTGGTGCCCAGCCGGCTCGAGCCCGGCAAGTTCTATGCGCTGCCGCAGTCGCCGCAGCTCTTCAAGCAGATGCTGATGATCGCGGGGGTGGACCGCTACTTCCAGATCGCCCGCTGCTTCCGCGACGAGGACCTGCGCGCCGACCGCCAGCCCGACTTCACCCAGCTGGACCTGGAGATGTCCTTCGTAAGCCAGGAGGACATCTGGGCGATCAACGAGCGGCTCGTGGCCCACGTATTCCGCGAGGCGCTGGGGGTGGAGCTGCCCCTCCCCTTCCCGCGCATGCCCTACCGCGAGGCGCTGGAGCGCTACGGCTCCGACAAGCCCGACACCCGCTTCGGCCTCGAGCTTGAGCCCGCGGACGCGCTCTTCGCGAACTCGAACTTCAACGCCTTCCGCAGCGTGCTGGAGGCCGGGGGCGCGGTGCGCGGCCTGCGGGCGCCGGCCGAGCTCTCGCGCAAGCAGATCGCGGGGCTGGAAGAAGTGGCCAAGCGCTACGGCGCCAAGGGGCTGGCCTGGGTCAAGGTGGGCGAGGACGGCCTGAGCGGCGGCATCGCCAAGTTCCTGGACGACGGAGCCCTGCGCGCCTGGGGGGCGCGGCCGGGCGAGACCGTGCTCTTCGTCGCCGACCGCTGGAACACCGCGCTCGAGGCCCTGGGTCAGGTGCGCCTGGCGCTCGCCGACCTTCTCGGGATCGAGCGCAGCGGCTGGAACTTCCTCTGGGTCGTCGACTTCCCCTTGCTCGAGTGGGACAGCGACCTGGAGCTGTGGACCTACATGCACCATCCCTTCACCTCCCCCCACCCCGAGGACCTGCCGCTGCTCGAAAGCGACCCGGGCCGGGTGCGGGCGCAGGCCTACGACCTGGTGCTCAACGGCACCGAGGTGGGCGGGGGCTCGATCCGCATCCACCGCATGGAGCTGCAGCAGAAGATGTTCGACGTGCTCGGCATCCCCCGGGAGGAGGCCGAGGAGAAGTTCGGCTTCTTCCTCGAAGCGCTGCGCTACGGCGCGCCGCCGCACGGCGGCATCGCCTGGGGGCTCGACCGCTTCCTGGCGCTGATGAGCGGCGCGGCGAGCATCCGCGAGGTCATCCCCTTCCCCAAGAACCAGTCGGGCCGCGACCCCCTCACCGGCGCGCCGGCGCCGGTCTCCCCGGAGCAGCTGGCGGAGCTGCACCTGAAGATCGAGGAGTAG
- a CDS encoding HAD family hydrolase, which yields MARALIALDLDGTLLRHGVFLPDAPRFLERLRAAGHLLAVNTGRLPAGFALEAARRIHPDGLHAFSDGALIADARGRIRSRRTLSGSAVRRLLEVLHAHELSAEFHTALGVRYHLATRPPEDRHEHVAATGTPSFAIDPEAVPGLPLVGVWLMRVPTSRLEQLRTELGQGVRIEAYGPREDHWILGLKPPAGHKGTGLLELARRYGVAPEATVMLGDGLNDLGGLETAGLGIAVGNAPEFVQQAADRVVAPADEGGLLEAAELILQTYGRARARP from the coding sequence GTGGCGCGGGCGTTGATCGCGCTGGACCTCGACGGCACCCTGCTGAGGCACGGGGTCTTCCTTCCCGATGCGCCGCGGTTCCTCGAGCGCCTGCGCGCGGCGGGCCACCTGCTCGCGGTCAACACCGGCCGGTTGCCGGCCGGCTTCGCGCTGGAGGCGGCGCGGCGCATCCACCCGGACGGCCTGCACGCCTTTTCCGACGGCGCGCTGATCGCCGACGCCCGCGGCCGCATCCGCAGCCGCCGGACGCTCAGCGGCTCCGCGGTGCGGCGGCTGCTCGAGGTCCTCCACGCGCACGAACTCAGCGCCGAGTTCCACACCGCCCTGGGCGTCCGCTACCACCTGGCGACCCGGCCGCCCGAAGACCGCCACGAGCACGTAGCCGCGACGGGAACGCCCTCCTTCGCCATCGATCCCGAGGCCGTGCCCGGCCTGCCCCTCGTGGGGGTCTGGCTGATGCGGGTTCCCACAAGCCGCCTGGAGCAGTTGCGCACGGAACTGGGCCAGGGGGTTCGCATCGAGGCCTACGGCCCCCGTGAAGACCACTGGATCCTCGGCCTCAAGCCGCCCGCGGGGCACAAGGGCACGGGGTTGCTCGAGCTGGCCCGCCGTTACGGCGTCGCGCCCGAGGCCACCGTGATGCTGGGCGACGGCCTCAACGATCTCGGCGGGCTCGAAACCGCGGGGCTGGGCATCGCCGTGGGCAACGCCCCGGAGTTCGTGCAGCAGGCCGCCGACCGCGTGGTCGCGCCCGCGGACGAAGGCGGTCTGCTCGAGGCCGCCGAGCTGATCCTGCAGACCTACGGCCGGGCCCGGGCCCGGCCGTAG